One genomic window of Thioclava sp. GXIMD4216 includes the following:
- a CDS encoding LacI family DNA-binding transcriptional regulator, which translates to MTKPPNDTRRPLTLRDVSEASGVSEMTVSRVLRNRGDVSATTRSRVLEAAKQLGYVPNKIAGALASQRVNLVGVIIPSLGNLVFPEVLAGISDGLEGSGLQPVVGVTDYSPEKEESVLYEMLSWRPSGVIIAGLEHSEAARAMLINAGIPVVEIMDADGEGVDSVVGISHRRAGLQMAEAIVTAGYKRIGFLGSKMPEDHRARKRFEGFKEGLAAAGLSIADEEFYGGGSALAKGREMTQTILTRSPDLDFLYYSNDMIGAGGMLWCLDNGYDVPNQIGMAGFNGLRLLDGFSRRLATMDSCRREIGLKAAEIIAGVPHSGMIGGEKLVLEPVLQMGDTIRKV; encoded by the coding sequence GTGACCAAACCGCCCAATGATACACGCCGCCCGTTGACCCTGCGTGATGTGTCCGAGGCCTCCGGTGTCTCCGAGATGACGGTGAGCCGTGTGTTGCGCAACCGTGGAGATGTGTCGGCCACCACGCGCAGCAGGGTTCTGGAAGCCGCAAAGCAGCTTGGTTATGTGCCCAACAAGATTGCGGGGGCTCTGGCCTCGCAGCGCGTCAATCTGGTGGGGGTGATTATCCCGTCGCTTGGCAACCTTGTTTTTCCGGAGGTGCTGGCCGGAATTTCCGACGGGCTGGAGGGCAGTGGCTTGCAGCCCGTGGTCGGTGTGACCGATTATTCGCCTGAAAAGGAGGAGAGCGTTCTGTACGAGATGCTGTCCTGGCGTCCCTCGGGGGTGATCATCGCGGGGCTTGAACATAGCGAGGCCGCCCGCGCCATGCTGATCAATGCGGGTATTCCTGTGGTCGAGATCATGGATGCCGATGGCGAGGGCGTGGATTCGGTCGTGGGGATCTCGCATCGTCGTGCGGGCTTGCAGATGGCCGAAGCCATCGTGACGGCGGGATATAAGCGGATCGGCTTCTTGGGGTCCAAAATGCCGGAAGACCATCGCGCACGGAAGCGTTTCGAAGGGTTCAAGGAAGGGCTTGCCGCAGCGGGATTGTCGATTGCCGATGAGGAATTCTATGGCGGTGGATCGGCGCTGGCGAAGGGACGCGAGATGACCCAGACGATCCTGACCCGTTCTCCCGATCTCGATTTTCTCTATTACTCGAACGATATGATCGGGGCAGGGGGGATGCTGTGGTGTCTGGATAATGGCTATGATGTGCCCAACCAGATCGGGATGGCGGGGTTTAACGGATTGCGGTTGCTGGACGGATTCTCGCGGCGCTTGGCCACGATGGATTCCTGTCGCCGCGAGATCGGGCTCAAGGCGGCAGAGATTATCGCCGGTGTGCCGCATAGCGGGATGATCGGGGGCGAGAAGCTGGTGTTGGAGCCGGTGCTGCAGATGGGCGACACCATTCGTAAGGTCTGA
- a CDS encoding PLP-dependent aminotransferase family protein, which translates to MRKLSEKYIYLQVARAIEDKIARKVLCPGDKIPSVRVLMRDAGVSRKTVEKAIDELRRRAVIYTRDRIGHFVADTGSMRSNWLDGFDAGQTDEAMVARLILGGEERERSFSSAVLETDLIPAARIATLAKQAIGQSWDDFVTLELPPGSVRLRRLIAQALMRRGVQCSADDVLITEGDNTFLRLLLQFLSKRFGAIAHDRICYFGCLRAVEGLQLSVHKLESDSVRGFDTERAIELIEADKIGILFVNPTLSNPLGYTLPIEDRRRLVMAAQAHECVIIEDDVFDGLLEGKDSPPPLKAFDETGCVLYLGSLSKILAPGLRVGWCLPGRFHADLTGKLLSENRCTSTPGQRIAERLIGSQMLEDHLKGVRQIFARQRQEILGLIQTHFPAGTQISRPLAGGVYWITLPDRTDAEAFFSTLEARGIEVSRGTIFGAPRTPASFRLCVTRRLCVSSRTVLIEIGEIAANC; encoded by the coding sequence ATGAGAAAACTTTCCGAGAAATACATCTATCTGCAAGTTGCCCGGGCGATCGAGGACAAGATTGCCCGAAAGGTTCTGTGCCCAGGGGACAAGATCCCGTCCGTTCGGGTGTTGATGCGCGATGCCGGGGTCAGCCGGAAGACTGTCGAGAAGGCTATCGACGAGCTGCGGCGCCGGGCGGTTATCTACACGCGCGATCGCATCGGTCACTTCGTGGCCGACACCGGGTCGATGCGCAGCAACTGGCTGGATGGCTTCGACGCCGGGCAAACGGACGAGGCGATGGTCGCCCGGCTGATCCTGGGCGGGGAGGAACGCGAGCGGTCCTTTTCGTCGGCGGTTCTCGAGACGGATCTGATCCCGGCGGCGCGGATCGCGACCTTGGCCAAGCAGGCGATCGGACAATCTTGGGACGATTTCGTGACACTGGAATTGCCGCCGGGCAGCGTCCGATTGAGGCGCCTGATCGCGCAGGCTCTGATGCGCCGCGGCGTTCAGTGCTCGGCGGATGATGTTCTCATCACCGAAGGGGACAACACATTCCTGCGCCTGCTGCTACAATTTCTGTCGAAGAGGTTCGGCGCAATCGCGCATGACCGGATCTGCTATTTCGGCTGTCTGAGGGCCGTCGAGGGGCTGCAGCTTTCGGTGCATAAGCTGGAGTCCGATAGTGTGCGTGGCTTCGATACCGAGCGCGCGATCGAGCTTATCGAAGCGGACAAGATTGGGATCCTGTTCGTCAATCCGACCCTGAGCAATCCGTTGGGTTACACCTTGCCCATCGAGGACCGGCGCCGGCTGGTGATGGCTGCGCAGGCGCATGAATGCGTCATTATCGAGGATGATGTGTTCGACGGACTTCTCGAGGGCAAGGACAGTCCGCCGCCCTTGAAAGCCTTCGATGAGACCGGATGTGTCCTCTATCTTGGATCGCTCTCCAAGATTTTGGCACCCGGATTGCGGGTCGGGTGGTGTCTTCCGGGGCGCTTTCATGCGGATCTGACAGGCAAGCTGCTGTCCGAGAACCGCTGCACCTCGACCCCTGGACAGAGGATTGCGGAGCGGCTGATCGGCTCGCAGATGCTCGAGGACCACTTGAAGGGCGTGCGCCAGATCTTCGCCCGCCAAAGGCAGGAGATCCTTGGCCTCATTCAGACCCATTTCCCCGCTGGAACGCAGATTTCCCGCCCGCTGGCCGGAGGGGTCTATTGGATCACGCTGCCCGATCGCACCGATGCCGAGGCCTTTTTCTCGACGTTGGAAGCGCGCGGGATCGAGGTTTCGCGCGGCACGATCTTCGGGGCGCCGCGGACCCCGGCAAGCTTTCGGCTCTGCGTGACGCGGAGGCTCTGTGTCTCGTCGCGCACGGTGTTGATCGAGATCGGCGAGATCGCCGCGAACTGCTGA
- a CDS encoding glycosyltransferase family 8 protein, giving the protein MTIKVNASRPAAHRKAIIFCCDTGYLPYASLAAEQILQSTPRHDFDICIAFNERPVRLPESLSHLNIRLLKVDIGTMFEGLRLDAGKSHDVYLRLALPQALREEYDRILYMDADIYVQSGDFSALMDCDLGPRPLAAVRDNIQWRTPTRRAMQFKRLGLPSAPYFNAGILLMDVHNYMASNLLEKCVDLGRKEASRMIRHDQNLYNSVLQGNWAELSPFWNWQYSWAARFFCDVQGPHVIHFIGNSKPWKDTDGQFPPRFRLHYSRFIRAHFPDHPDCHIPHSQLPPDGVRMRKMLIKHLLSSKAIGRYLGRFPTDLTVIK; this is encoded by the coding sequence ATGACCATCAAGGTAAATGCCAGCCGCCCCGCTGCCCATCGAAAGGCGATCATTTTCTGCTGCGACACGGGCTACCTTCCCTATGCAAGCCTCGCCGCGGAGCAGATCCTGCAATCGACACCGCGCCATGATTTCGACATCTGCATCGCCTTCAACGAACGCCCTGTGCGCCTTCCCGAAAGCCTGTCACATCTGAACATCCGTCTTCTGAAGGTGGATATAGGCACGATGTTCGAAGGGCTGCGACTGGATGCAGGCAAAAGCCATGACGTGTATCTCCGGCTCGCCCTGCCGCAAGCACTCCGCGAGGAGTACGACCGCATTCTCTACATGGATGCCGATATCTACGTGCAAAGCGGGGATTTCTCGGCCCTGATGGACTGCGATCTGGGCCCCCGCCCGCTCGCCGCCGTGCGGGACAACATCCAGTGGCGCACCCCCACGCGGCGGGCGATGCAGTTCAAACGGCTCGGGCTGCCAAGTGCCCCCTATTTCAATGCAGGCATCCTGCTTATGGATGTCCATAACTATATGGCCAGCAACCTGCTGGAAAAATGCGTGGACCTCGGGCGCAAAGAAGCGTCGCGCATGATCCGCCATGACCAGAACCTGTATAATTCGGTGCTGCAAGGAAACTGGGCCGAGCTAAGCCCGTTCTGGAATTGGCAATATAGCTGGGCCGCGCGGTTCTTTTGCGACGTACAGGGCCCGCATGTGATCCATTTCATCGGCAATTCGAAACCTTGGAAAGACACGGACGGACAATTCCCTCCCCGCTTCCGTCTGCATTACAGCCGTTTCATCCGCGCGCATTTCCCCGACCATCCGGACTGCCATATCCCGCACTCCCAACTGCCCCCCGATGGTGTCAGGATGCGGAAGATGCTGATCAAGCACCTCCTCTCGTCAAAGGCCATCGGGCGCTATCTGGGCCGCTTCCCGACCGATCTGACGGTGATCAAATGA
- the dsr1 gene encoding anti-phage defense-associated sirtuin Dsr1, producing MRAHEEGRLVFFCGAGISYPAGLPGFKDLVEKIYTNVGTTKAAIEAKAFEKDQFDATLDLLERRLPGQRIAMRKALVKSLKPKLRRKGAMDTHAALLRLARNADNTIRLVTTNFDTVFNAAAKREKLKFSTYSAPMLPIPKSSHWNGLVHLHGAVPSNADASALNRLVITSGDFGLAYLTERWAARFVSELFRNYAVCFVGYSINDPVLRYMMDALAADRMLGEVTQQAWALGDCEAGLEKQKTEEWSSKGVVPILYEVPRGTHDHSALHKTLHAWASTYRDGILGKEKIVATHALAKPSASTQQDNFVGRMLWALSDRSGMPAKRFAEYNPAPSLEWLFGALCDNRYGKVDLPRFDVLPLEESDENLKFSLICRPPPHTHALRMTLTRGASEDTALDNVMLYIARWLLRHLNDSDLVLWILQQGGRLHERWSFLIMAELARLDRMQGEGQTAELDKIRTNSPNAIPNKFMQTVWRMLFNRQLKSPLRQRELDGWISRFQRYGITATTRAELRKALEPRVQLSKPFMLRHEPETSTEPKRMSEVFDYEVVLAADDVQTTLRDLNGNEKWRAELPHLITDFQLLLRDCLDLLRELGDADEQRERSYLDLPSVSPHSQNRGRRNWVSLIELCRDAWLAVKSSDSEQASSFARDWFSLPYPTFKRLAFFAASHDDCIASELWVDWLTAKKSQWLWSSETTREVLRLLALQGRNLSSVAQGRLEAAILAGPPNRVSSEAHEEPEKDPIRDRMIWLRLVKLETSEVTLSAPARERLDNLTRAYPELRVSPNEREEFLIWSSGTGHPDYEDHSETNVAPSNRRELAHWLKQPLPDDDFYYQDTWSETCRAHLSLSFTALLELALSGVWPEVRWKEALQTWSEEKYAPRSWRYASSLLACMPDATFARLVRPISWWLEVVSKTISQREDVFINLCRRVLEAQLSVEVDNDVDVAIADDPIGAAINHPVGQITEALLNAWFARKPNDNDGLPDDIEPLLTQITNTKAMEFRHGRVILAAQSIGLYRVDKPWFELRMLSRFDWAESVEEARAVWSGFLWSPRIHWPLLGALKPYIFDTASHCSELGTKTTQFAAFLTYMALEASKDFCLEEFAAPIAELPQDGLEASAEALKQSLESAGGQREASWKNRILPFWQKVWPKSSEFITENIAEDLIQLIIAAGSEFPQALSIVQDWLMPIEFPNYLLQKLDEEGICRRFPEEALNLLSRIINGRSYSSEKLWDCLEAIVQVQPELAGRPSYSQLNNFVRYSRN from the coding sequence TTGCGAGCACACGAAGAGGGCCGCCTAGTTTTTTTCTGTGGCGCTGGCATCTCCTACCCGGCCGGATTGCCAGGATTTAAGGATTTAGTGGAAAAGATTTATACTAACGTCGGAACCACTAAGGCTGCGATCGAAGCAAAAGCGTTCGAAAAGGATCAGTTCGATGCGACGTTGGATCTACTGGAAAGGCGGCTTCCTGGGCAGCGAATAGCCATGCGAAAGGCGCTTGTGAAGTCACTTAAACCCAAGCTTCGAAGAAAAGGAGCAATGGATACCCACGCAGCGCTCCTCCGACTAGCCCGAAATGCAGACAACACAATCCGACTAGTTACAACCAATTTCGACACTGTTTTTAACGCTGCGGCGAAACGCGAAAAGTTGAAATTTAGTACTTACTCGGCCCCAATGCTGCCTATTCCCAAAAGTAGTCATTGGAATGGGCTGGTTCATTTGCATGGTGCCGTGCCCAGTAATGCTGATGCCTCCGCTTTGAATCGGCTTGTTATAACAAGTGGTGACTTCGGCCTCGCCTATCTCACTGAGAGGTGGGCCGCCCGTTTCGTTTCGGAGTTATTTCGAAACTACGCAGTTTGTTTCGTTGGATACAGCATCAATGATCCTGTCTTACGATATATGATGGACGCGCTAGCCGCCGATCGTATGCTAGGAGAAGTTACTCAACAAGCGTGGGCATTGGGCGATTGTGAAGCAGGCCTAGAGAAACAAAAGACCGAGGAGTGGAGCTCTAAAGGCGTCGTGCCCATCTTGTATGAGGTTCCACGAGGTACTCATGACCACTCTGCGCTACACAAGACGCTTCACGCTTGGGCGAGTACATACCGGGATGGCATCCTTGGTAAAGAAAAAATCGTAGCAACCCATGCGCTAGCAAAACCCTCGGCTAGCACGCAGCAAGACAACTTTGTTGGAAGGATGCTTTGGGCATTGTCAGACAGATCTGGAATGCCCGCAAAGCGTTTCGCAGAGTACAATCCTGCACCATCCTTGGAATGGTTATTTGGCGCACTCTGCGACAACCGTTACGGAAAAGTAGACTTGCCGCGTTTCGATGTGCTGCCTTTAGAGGAAAGTGATGAGAACCTGAAGTTCAGTCTCATATGCCGTCCTCCTCCTCACACGCATGCGCTTCGCATGACCTTAACGCGGGGTGCCTCGGAAGATACCGCATTGGACAATGTAATGCTGTACATTGCCCGCTGGCTCCTGCGTCATTTGAATGACTCAGATTTAGTCCTCTGGATCCTTCAGCAAGGTGGGCGCCTGCACGAGCGCTGGTCCTTTTTGATAATGGCAGAACTTGCGCGCCTTGATCGCATGCAAGGCGAAGGGCAAACAGCCGAACTCGATAAGATTCGTACCAATTCGCCTAATGCAATACCAAACAAGTTTATGCAGACAGTTTGGCGTATGCTCTTTAATCGTCAACTAAAGTCGCCTTTGCGTCAGCGTGAACTTGACGGTTGGATTTCTCGTTTTCAACGGTACGGAATTACGGCAACCACACGAGCCGAGTTGCGCAAAGCCTTAGAGCCACGGGTGCAGCTATCCAAACCATTTATGTTGAGGCACGAGCCCGAGACCAGCACTGAACCTAAAAGGATGTCAGAAGTATTCGATTACGAAGTGGTTTTAGCTGCTGATGACGTACAAACGACCTTAAGAGATCTGAATGGAAACGAAAAGTGGCGGGCGGAACTGCCTCATCTGATCACAGATTTCCAGCTGCTTCTGCGGGATTGCTTGGATCTTTTGCGCGAATTGGGTGATGCGGACGAACAACGCGAGCGTTCATATCTAGACTTGCCGTCTGTAAGTCCACATTCTCAAAATCGAGGGCGGCGCAACTGGGTTAGTTTGATAGAACTTTGCCGAGACGCTTGGCTCGCTGTTAAATCTTCAGACTCGGAGCAAGCAAGTAGTTTTGCAAGAGATTGGTTTAGCCTACCATATCCGACTTTCAAGCGACTGGCCTTTTTTGCAGCCTCGCACGATGATTGTATTGCTTCTGAGCTATGGGTGGATTGGCTAACCGCAAAAAAATCGCAATGGCTCTGGTCCTCGGAAACGACTCGCGAAGTACTGCGGCTGCTCGCTTTGCAGGGCAGGAATTTGTCATCTGTTGCACAAGGACGCCTAGAAGCGGCCATTTTGGCTGGACCACCAAACAGGGTTAGCTCGGAGGCGCATGAGGAGCCGGAAAAGGACCCCATTCGGGATCGTATGATATGGTTGCGTTTGGTGAAGCTTGAGACTTCCGAAGTCACGCTGAGCGCACCAGCTAGAGAGCGTCTAGATAATTTGACACGTGCCTATCCCGAGTTGAGAGTTTCACCGAATGAACGTGAAGAATTTTTAATCTGGAGCAGCGGCACCGGCCACCCAGACTACGAAGACCACTCTGAAACGAACGTTGCTCCATCCAATCGCCGCGAACTAGCTCATTGGCTTAAGCAGCCTCTACCAGATGATGATTTTTATTATCAAGACACATGGAGCGAAACGTGCCGTGCACATCTTTCCCTCAGCTTTACCGCGCTTCTTGAGCTGGCACTCTCAGGAGTTTGGCCGGAAGTACGCTGGAAAGAAGCTTTGCAAACTTGGAGCGAAGAAAAATACGCCCCGCGATCCTGGCGGTATGCGTCATCGCTCTTGGCATGCATGCCCGATGCTACGTTCGCTAGACTTGTTCGCCCAATAAGCTGGTGGCTTGAGGTTGTTTCAAAAACGATCAGTCAACGCGAAGATGTTTTCATAAACCTGTGCCGACGTGTACTCGAAGCGCAGCTTTCGGTTGAAGTCGACAATGATGTTGACGTGGCGATCGCCGATGACCCAATAGGAGCAGCCATTAATCATCCAGTAGGGCAGATCACCGAAGCACTCCTGAATGCGTGGTTCGCCCGCAAGCCGAACGATAATGACGGGCTTCCTGATGATATCGAGCCGCTGCTAACGCAGATCACCAATACTAAGGCGATGGAGTTTCGTCACGGACGAGTAATACTGGCCGCGCAATCCATCGGCCTATATCGTGTTGATAAACCTTGGTTTGAATTGCGAATGCTCTCAAGGTTTGACTGGGCAGAATCCGTAGAGGAGGCACGTGCTGTTTGGAGCGGCTTTCTTTGGTCGCCGCGAATTCATTGGCCGTTACTCGGCGCACTTAAACCGTATATTTTTGATACAGCTAGCCACTGTTCTGAGCTCGGAACAAAAACTACTCAGTTTGCCGCCTTTCTGACTTATATGGCCTTAGAGGCTAGTAAGGATTTCTGTTTAGAGGAGTTCGCGGCTCCCATTGCCGAATTGCCACAAGACGGTCTCGAAGCGAGCGCAGAGGCCCTGAAGCAGTCGCTAGAAAGCGCGGGGGGACAGCGAGAGGCAAGCTGGAAAAATAGAATTTTGCCGTTCTGGCAAAAAGTTTGGCCCAAATCGAGCGAGTTTATTACAGAGAATATCGCCGAGGATCTCATCCAGCTCATTATCGCCGCAGGGTCAGAGTTTCCTCAGGCATTAAGTATTGTTCAGGATTGGTTGATGCCAATTGAATTTCCAAACTACCTACTTCAGAAGTTGGATGAAGAGGGAATATGTAGGCGCTTTCCAGAGGAAGCGCTGAACCTCCTGAGTCGAATTATAAATGGCCGAAGCTACAGCTCTGAAAAACTTTGGGACTGTCTAGAGGCCATCGTGCAGGTTCAACCGGAGTTAGCAGGCCGCCCTAGCTATTCACAACTAAACAACTTTGTTCGTTATTCTAGGAATTAG
- a CDS encoding pyridoxal-phosphate dependent enzyme: MLAAATRSLSQDRQIGDTGFLWNLISPTQFAEIDFGPDLNVVVKFEGSNPGGSIKLKTALALVANCEAAGRLRPGGHVIESSSGNLGIALAMVCANRGYKFTCVVDPNAAKDSLELIRALGGNLVVVSERDANGGYLGSRIAYIETALARDPALVWTNQYANPANPEIHARTTANEILMTYPEVDYLVVGAGTTGTLMGCLSRFHEVGHPAKIIAVDVQGSVTFGGPSGTRRISGLGTSQPSGSLKDRASAIAVTHAREAGYRTIATASTGNAAAALACLAANAGLHAVVYVPETTPAEKLLSIRAYGAEVVTVAGSYDMAFAACLHAAQERGWYLRSTAINPLMTEGKKTAAYEICEQLAWRAPETVFVGVGDGSIIGGLHKGFSDLLALGWIGSMPRIFGVQVAGSNFLYRAWGQKIPFDQVERRSASSIADSLQAELPQDRFKALDAVTRTAGAYVEVSDDQVLDAMRLMARCGYLVEPAAAAACAGAIRAREQDLLGPRSEAVIVSTGNGLKDISSLRRMIAMPYAPK, from the coding sequence ATGCTAGCGGCTGCAACGCGCTCGCTTTCACAAGATCGGCAAATCGGCGATACGGGGTTCCTGTGGAACCTGATCAGCCCGACGCAATTCGCCGAGATCGATTTCGGGCCGGATCTGAATGTCGTGGTGAAGTTCGAGGGCTCGAACCCGGGCGGGTCGATCAAGTTGAAGACGGCGCTTGCGCTGGTGGCCAATTGCGAAGCGGCCGGTCGGTTGCGCCCCGGCGGTCATGTGATCGAATCCTCTTCGGGCAATCTGGGTATTGCCTTGGCCATGGTCTGTGCCAACCGCGGGTACAAATTCACCTGCGTGGTCGACCCAAATGCCGCGAAAGACAGCCTCGAGTTGATCCGGGCGCTCGGCGGCAATCTTGTCGTCGTCTCCGAAAGGGACGCGAATGGCGGCTATCTAGGAAGCCGGATCGCCTATATCGAGACCGCGCTGGCGCGCGATCCCGCGCTCGTCTGGACCAACCAATACGCCAACCCCGCCAATCCCGAGATTCACGCGCGCACCACCGCGAACGAGATCCTGATGACCTACCCGGAGGTCGATTACCTCGTCGTCGGGGCGGGCACGACCGGCACCTTGATGGGATGCCTGTCGCGGTTCCACGAGGTTGGCCATCCGGCCAAGATCATCGCGGTCGATGTCCAAGGATCGGTGACTTTCGGGGGACCGTCCGGGACACGTCGCATATCGGGGCTGGGCACAAGCCAGCCTTCGGGATCGCTCAAGGATCGTGCAAGCGCGATCGCGGTCACCCATGCGCGGGAGGCAGGGTATCGGACCATCGCCACTGCCAGTACGGGCAACGCGGCCGCGGCGTTGGCCTGTCTGGCCGCAAATGCCGGGTTGCACGCTGTCGTCTACGTGCCCGAAACGACCCCTGCGGAAAAGCTTCTCTCCATTCGGGCCTACGGGGCCGAGGTTGTCACGGTCGCGGGCAGCTATGACATGGCGTTCGCCGCCTGCCTGCACGCGGCACAGGAGCGCGGTTGGTATCTGCGCAGCACGGCGATCAATCCGCTGATGACAGAGGGCAAGAAGACCGCGGCCTACGAGATCTGCGAGCAATTGGCTTGGCGGGCCCCGGAGACGGTCTTCGTCGGTGTCGGAGACGGCTCGATCATCGGTGGGCTGCACAAGGGCTTCTCGGATCTGCTGGCGCTTGGCTGGATTGGCTCGATGCCCCGGATTTTCGGGGTTCAGGTCGCGGGAAGCAATTTTCTCTATCGCGCCTGGGGGCAGAAGATCCCGTTTGATCAGGTCGAACGACGAAGCGCTTCAAGCATTGCCGACAGCCTGCAGGCGGAACTGCCGCAAGACCGCTTCAAGGCTCTTGATGCGGTCACCAGAACCGCGGGTGCCTATGTCGAAGTATCCGACGATCAGGTGTTGGATGCCATGCGTCTCATGGCACGCTGCGGCTATCTGGTCGAACCCGCAGCCGCGGCGGCCTGCGCTGGCGCGATCCGTGCGCGCGAACAGGATCTGCTGGGGCCGCGGTCCGAGGCCGTAATCGTCAGTACCGGCAATGGTCTCAAGGACATCTCCAGCCTGCGCCGCATGATCGCCATGCCCTATGCCCCCAAATGA
- a CDS encoding helix-turn-helix domain-containing protein: protein MNHHLTHTGLPPGLDRWALLRFLRTARRKLGLSKGAIGYLALAIERTMDGDFVTGRICAFWMSVTEIATSLDMERRQIARIEAELMARGLIHKSSTTRGRRCGTRLRGLIQHEFGINLAPLIERAREIKAMALAVEDEQKAAKALRPYINKLFQRIRDLGDEEAMIAADTILPSHRPSLIHDLARLQDVAAALEAVLNDYDGVGGHPTRQRRLQDSSSFFGSWTTGWEISRAFVPAG from the coding sequence ATGAATCACCACCTCACGCATACCGGTTTGCCGCCCGGTCTGGACCGTTGGGCGCTGCTGCGATTCCTCAGAACCGCGCGCCGCAAGCTCGGTCTGAGCAAGGGGGCCATCGGCTATCTGGCCCTTGCCATCGAGCGCACGATGGATGGCGATTTCGTCACAGGCCGCATCTGCGCCTTCTGGATGTCCGTCACCGAGATCGCAACGTCGCTCGATATGGAGCGCCGTCAGATCGCCCGCATCGAGGCCGAGCTGATGGCCCGCGGGCTCATCCACAAATCCAGCACGACGCGCGGAAGACGCTGCGGCACTAGGCTGCGCGGGCTCATCCAGCATGAGTTCGGCATCAACCTCGCCCCGCTCATCGAGCGCGCGCGGGAGATCAAAGCGATGGCGCTTGCCGTCGAAGACGAACAAAAGGCCGCGAAAGCCCTCCGCCCGTATATCAACAAGCTGTTCCAGCGCATCCGCGATCTGGGTGACGAAGAGGCGATGATTGCGGCAGACACTATTCTGCCCAGTCACCGCCCCTCGCTGATCCATGATCTGGCGCGTCTGCAGGATGTGGCTGCGGCGCTTGAGGCGGTTCTGAACGACTATGATGGCGTGGGCGGTCACCCAACGCGGCAACGCCGGTTGCAGGATTCGAGCAGCTTTTTCGGCAGCTGGACAACTGGCTGGGAGATCTCGCGCGCATTCGTCCCCGCTGGTTGA